The nucleotide window ATTCCTTCAACAGGCCCAGAACCGGCGCATAATCACGGTCCAGAACCGGTTGGACAAGCTCCAGGAAATAGCGCCACTTTTTGACCGCGATCCGCAGGGCATGCCGGGATGTGCGGCTTTCGGGGGCATGGCAGACCGATAGCAGCTGGTGTATCGGCAGATAGCGCCTAATAGAGACATCGGAGAGATAAGCCAGCAGAGAGAATCGGTTGCGGTGTGCGATGAAATCGTCATTCAGGCTTGCCGCGGTTTCGCGCACGATCCGTTCGAGACTGCGGTGGTCGAATGCCTTGAGGGTCTTGCGAACGTGCTTCAATTCTGCGGGGCGCAGTTGTTCAAGCAGTGTGCACAGCCCGGCCGCCACGGCATCGCAATCGGCCTGCTGCCGGAAAAACACCAGCGCCTCATCGATGTTGCGCAGGTCGCCCAGAATATGGGTCAACCTGCGGATATCCTTTTTCAGCTCCGTTTTAGCGCCCGGCGGCGCCAGCGGATAGTACAGCTCGAAGGCAGCCCTGAAACGGCGCGATGCGACCCGCAGGTCATGGATATCCTCCAGGTCGGAAGTCTTCAATACGGCGAGCCTGAGACGGAGCACCTCCTGCCACCGGGCGAAGATCACTCCCCGCGACCGCTCCAGGATGGTTGCCGAATCAGGGGGCAGTCGTTCCGGCTTGCGAGTCATGTGGGTCGGGGCGCTTATCGGCAAAGGCCTTTTTAAGGGAGGTGATCAACTTCTTGCCCGGTGCCAGATACCAGAGAAAGCCGGCCGGCTTGTCCCTGTCCGGATCGAACTCCAAAGCAATGCACGCCCCTTTTTTGGGTGAAATGACCCTTTCCCTGCGATCGAGCAGCGCGGCCACCAGCAAACCGAGCTGGGGTTCGTGGCCCACCAGCATGACCCGTTTGGCCTGACACTCCTTGAGGTGCGCGATCAGTTCGTTGATGTCGGCTCCGGGAGCAAGCAGTTCGCTGGCAACGATCACATTTCTGCGGCAGGCCTTTTCAGCCGCGATCTCGGCCG belongs to Geobacter sp. SVR and includes:
- a CDS encoding histidine phosphatase family protein, with translation MVLYVVRHAEAVEESETLRDEWRYLTEKGRSVAGKMSAAIAKLGPKPRLTITSPLTRAVQTAEIAAEKACRRNVIVASELLAPGADINELIAHLKECQAKRVMLVGHEPQLGLLVAALLDRRERVISPKKGACIALEFDPDRDKPAGFLWYLAPGKKLITSLKKAFADKRPDPHDSQAGTTAP
- a CDS encoding CHAD domain-containing protein, coding for MTRKPERLPPDSATILERSRGVIFARWQEVLRLRLAVLKTSDLEDIHDLRVASRRFRAAFELYYPLAPPGAKTELKKDIRRLTHILGDLRNIDEALVFFRQQADCDAVAAGLCTLLEQLRPAELKHVRKTLKAFDHRSLERIVRETAASLNDDFIAHRNRFSLLAYLSDVSIRRYLPIHQLLSVCHAPESRTSRHALRIAVKKWRYFLELVQPVLDRDYAPVLGLLKEYQALLGRMNDMAEFGVLLRKQALSNEAKEYAAATLAAEEARLMAGFTELVEQRPLAYTFLI